The following coding sequences are from one Clostridioides difficile ATCC 9689 = DSM 1296 window:
- a CDS encoding amidohydrolase family protein — translation MMDILIKNAIIVTVNKEREVIFDGALVVKDNKIADIGNSKEIESKYTDVKKIIDAKGKVLFPGFINTHNHLFQTLLKGLGDDMVLKDWLETMTFPAANYLEPKDTYDAAMLGCIEGLRSGITTMVDYMYPHSKPGLCDGIIDAYKELGIRGILGRGCMNTGAQFGVHPGIMQDVETVEKDVRRLFEKHHNTENGRIKIGVAPAAIWSNSQEMLEMLWRVVKEYDDALFTVHISETPFDREAAKELHGQYDIDVLEKLGILGPNVLMVHCVYLTEKDMELTKKYDMKVSHNTASNMYLSSGVAPVPEMLKKGITVSLGVDGAASNNSQDMLELMKLTALQHKVNKCDPLAMSAEKVLELATIDGARAIGMEDEIGSLEIGKKADLLIFNPMLSPKAIPMHNPVSTLVYSSSMKNIESVIVDGNIIMEDSKILTANEEKALKDAQDTAERLCVRGTIKNRMEGHKWNSLY, via the coding sequence ATGATGGATATACTTATTAAGAATGCCATAATAGTAACTGTGAATAAAGAGAGAGAAGTTATTTTTGATGGGGCATTAGTAGTAAAAGATAACAAGATTGCTGATATTGGAAATTCTAAAGAGATAGAAAGTAAATATACTGATGTTAAAAAAATTATAGATGCTAAAGGTAAAGTTTTATTCCCAGGTTTTATAAATACACATAATCATTTATTCCAAACTTTATTAAAAGGATTGGGAGATGATATGGTACTTAAAGACTGGTTAGAAACTATGACATTTCCAGCAGCTAACTATTTAGAGCCAAAAGATACTTATGATGCTGCAATGCTTGGATGTATTGAAGGACTTAGAAGTGGTATAACAACAATGGTTGACTACATGTATCCTCATAGTAAGCCAGGTCTTTGTGATGGAATAATAGATGCTTATAAAGAATTAGGAATAAGAGGAATACTTGGAAGAGGATGTATGAATACAGGAGCTCAATTTGGAGTTCATCCTGGAATAATGCAAGATGTAGAAACGGTTGAAAAAGATGTAAGAAGATTGTTTGAAAAACACCATAATACAGAAAATGGAAGAATCAAAATAGGAGTAGCTCCTGCAGCAATATGGTCAAATTCTCAAGAAATGCTTGAAATGCTATGGAGAGTAGTAAAAGAATATGATGATGCTTTATTTACAGTACATATATCAGAGACTCCTTTTGATAGAGAAGCAGCAAAAGAATTGCATGGGCAATATGACATAGATGTTTTAGAAAAATTAGGAATACTTGGACCAAATGTGCTTATGGTACATTGTGTGTATCTAACTGAAAAAGATATGGAACTTACTAAAAAATACGATATGAAAGTGTCTCATAATACAGCAAGTAATATGTACTTATCTTCAGGTGTTGCACCAGTACCAGAAATGCTTAAAAAAGGAATAACAGTTAGTTTAGGAGTAGATGGAGCCGCTAGTAATAACTCTCAAGATATGCTTGAACTTATGAAATTAACAGCACTTCAACATAAAGTTAATAAGTGTGACCCATTAGCAATGTCAGCAGAAAAAGTTCTTGAGTTGGCAACTATAGATGGAGCAAGAGCTATTGGAATGGAAGATGAGATAGGTTCATTGGAGATAGGTAAAAAAGCAGACTTACTAATATTTAATCCAATGCTTTCACCAAAAGCGATACCTATGCATAATCCGGTATCTACATTAGTATATTCTTCTAGTATGAAAAATATAGAGAGTGTTATAGTAGATGGAAATATAATAATGGAAGATTCAAAAATATTGACAGCTAATGAAGAGAAAGCATTAAAAGATGCTCAAGATACAGCTGAGAGACTTTGTGTAAGAGGAACTATAAAAAATAGAATGGAAGGTCATAAATGGAATAGCCTTTATTAA
- a CDS encoding (2Fe-2S)-binding protein: MIIKCTINNKEKELSIRPDDFLADTLRENGYVSVKKGCDTGSCGLCTVMVNDKAVLSCNYLTARVDGQHITTLEGVLDEAKKFGDFLADEGADQCGFCAPGFIMMVLAMKRELQNPTEEEVIDYVNGNLCRCTGYKGQLRAIHKYLNT, translated from the coding sequence TTGATTATCAAATGTACCATAAATAATAAAGAAAAAGAATTAAGTATAAGACCAGATGATTTTTTAGCAGATACATTAAGAGAAAATGGATATGTAAGTGTTAAAAAAGGGTGTGATACAGGCTCATGTGGGTTATGTACAGTGATGGTAAATGACAAGGCCGTGCTTTCATGTAATTATCTTACTGCTAGAGTAGACGGTCAGCATATTACAACACTTGAGGGTGTCTTGGATGAAGCAAAGAAGTTTGGAGATTTTCTTGCAGACGAAGGGGCTGACCAGTGTGGATTTTGTGCTCCTGGATTTATAATGATGGTTTTGGCAATGAAAAGAGAGCTTCAAAATCCAACAGAAGAAGAAGTTATAGATTATGTAAATGGTAACCTTTGTAGATGTACAGGATATAAAGGTCAATTAAGAGCAATACATAAATATTTAAACACTTAG
- a CDS encoding FAD binding domain-containing protein: MITIKEYVVPKSLDEAYELLISRKNNIILGGCGFLKLGSKNIGSAIDLKDLALDYINETDDSILIGADTSLRTLELNKVIKNYCNGVISNAVSNIVGVQFRSGARVGASVFAKYGFSDLIPSLLVVDAKVKLYKKGVMNLADFLESELEKDILIEVILPKKDAIGVFDSIRKCTGDFAVLNGAMLKEGSIYKIAIGARPRRAKIAYKASEILSLENDIEKAGEVSSEELSFGSNIRGSKEYRKDMAKALVVRMYNSIGGECDGK; the protein is encoded by the coding sequence ATGATAACTATAAAGGAATATGTAGTTCCAAAAAGTTTAGATGAAGCTTATGAACTGCTAATATCAAGAAAAAACAACATAATACTTGGAGGATGTGGATTTTTAAAACTAGGTAGTAAAAATATTGGCTCAGCAATAGATTTAAAAGACTTAGCTTTAGATTATATAAATGAAACTGATGATAGCATATTAATTGGAGCAGACACAAGTTTAAGAACTTTAGAATTAAATAAGGTTATTAAAAATTACTGTAATGGGGTAATTTCAAACGCTGTTTCTAATATAGTAGGAGTTCAATTTAGAAGTGGAGCTAGAGTAGGAGCTAGCGTATTTGCTAAGTATGGATTTTCAGATTTAATACCTTCATTACTAGTGGTAGATGCAAAGGTTAAGTTATATAAAAAAGGGGTTATGAACTTAGCTGATTTTTTAGAAAGTGAGCTTGAAAAAGATATATTAATAGAAGTTATATTACCTAAAAAAGATGCTATAGGTGTATTTGATTCTATAAGAAAATGTACAGGTGATTTTGCAGTATTAAATGGAGCAATGTTAAAAGAAGGAAGTATTTATAAAATTGCAATAGGCGCTAGACCAAGAAGAGCAAAAATTGCCTATAAAGCAAGTGAAATATTAAGTTTAGAAAATGATATAGAAAAAGCTGGTGAAGTATCAAGTGAAGAACTTTCATTTGGAAGTAATATAAGAGGAAGTAAAGAATACAGAAAAGATATGGCAAAAGCCTTAGTAGTGAGAATGTATAATAGTATTGGAGGTGAGTGTGATGGTAAATAA
- the hydA gene encoding dihydropyrimidinase: protein MGTILRGGTIITSDKTYISDLRIEDEKIVEIGNNLEINGDKVIDATGKIVIPGGIDTHTHFDMNAGSITTADNFETGTRAAIAGGTTTILDFAEANEGENLLQGVEAYHKKASGNCYCDYGFHMTITCLNKDTFNHMEKLISDGIVSFKMYMAYDGMKVDDGTIYRVLKKARDLGCIVGFHCENGDLLDVLIEENIQNGNLEPKYHPLTRPNIVEKESVSRLADITKLSNSKSYVVHLSCRESLETVKMAREKNIDMIVETCPQYLLLEDNLYNKDKFEGAKYVMSPPLRKKEDINYLWEGLSSGDIQTVGTDHCSFNFKGQKDLGIDDFSKIPNGAPGVEHRLALLYTYGVLENRISVNKFVEVTSTNAAKIFGMYPKKGEIAVGSDADIVILNINKEETISYKTQKQNVDYTPYEGFKVKCKVEDVFLRGNHVVQSCNVKEHPTGQYIKRKITK from the coding sequence ATGGGAACAATACTAAGAGGTGGAACTATAATTACCTCTGATAAGACTTATATAAGTGATTTAAGGATAGAAGATGAAAAGATAGTTGAAATAGGAAATAACTTAGAAATAAATGGTGATAAGGTTATTGATGCTACAGGTAAAATTGTAATTCCTGGTGGAATAGACACACATACTCATTTTGATATGAATGCAGGTTCTATTACAACTGCAGATAATTTTGAAACAGGAACAAGAGCAGCTATAGCTGGAGGAACTACTACAATACTAGATTTTGCAGAAGCCAATGAGGGGGAAAACCTACTGCAAGGTGTAGAAGCATATCATAAAAAAGCAAGTGGAAATTGTTATTGTGATTATGGTTTTCATATGACAATTACATGTTTAAATAAAGATACATTTAATCATATGGAAAAACTTATTTCAGATGGGATAGTATCTTTTAAGATGTATATGGCATATGATGGCATGAAAGTAGATGATGGAACAATATACAGGGTTTTAAAGAAAGCAAGGGATTTAGGTTGTATAGTTGGATTTCATTGTGAAAATGGGGATTTACTAGATGTATTGATAGAAGAAAATATACAAAATGGTAATTTAGAGCCAAAATATCATCCACTTACAAGACCTAACATAGTTGAGAAAGAGTCTGTTTCAAGACTTGCTGATATAACTAAATTATCTAATTCAAAATCCTATGTAGTCCACTTAAGTTGTAGGGAGTCACTTGAAACTGTAAAAATGGCTAGAGAAAAAAATATAGATATGATAGTAGAAACATGCCCACAGTATCTATTATTAGAAGACAATTTATATAATAAGGATAAATTTGAGGGTGCTAAGTATGTAATGTCTCCTCCTTTAAGAAAAAAAGAAGACATAAATTACCTTTGGGAAGGATTGTCTAGTGGAGATATTCAAACAGTTGGCACAGACCACTGTTCATTTAATTTTAAGGGGCAAAAAGACTTGGGAATTGATGATTTCAGTAAGATACCAAATGGAGCACCTGGTGTTGAACATAGGTTAGCACTTTTATATACATATGGGGTCTTAGAAAATAGAATAAGTGTAAATAAGTTTGTGGAAGTTACTTCTACGAATGCTGCAAAAATATTTGGAATGTATCCTAAAAAAGGTGAGATAGCTGTAGGAAGTGATGCAGATATAGTCATTTTAAATATCAATAAAGAAGAAACAATTAGTTATAAAACTCAAAAACAAAATGTAGATTATACTCCATATGAAGGATTTAAGGTTAAATGTAAAGTTGAAGATGTATTTTTGAGAGGAAATCATGTAGTACAAAGTTGTAATGTTAAAGAACATCCAACAGGTCAATATATTAAAAGAAAAATTACTAAATAA
- a CDS encoding YgeY family selenium metabolism-linked hydrolase: MLNEQRKQEVTEICQKLIQNPSSSGNEEGVVKAIEESFEKLGFDSWSRDRYGNIVGCIKGNKPGKKILFDGHIDTVPVPDASKWSVPPFEGKIVDGKIYGRGTSDMKGQYTAMMSAVAYFAKDTNRDFAGELYVAGVVHEEIFEGVSAREISKAVQPDYVVIGESSELNLKIGQRGRGEIVVETFGKPAHSANPEKGVNAVYKMASVIQKIQQLVPPTHPVLGDGILVLTDIKSSPYPGASVVPDYCKATFDRRLLVGETREGVLAPIQALLDEMMKEDPELNAKVSYAVEKADCYTGNTIESERFFPGWLYDEEDEFVQAAYKGLKEAGIDSEITQYSFCTNGSHYAGEAGIKTIGFGPSKENLAHTIDEYIEQEQLFVGTEGYYGILKSVYGK; this comes from the coding sequence ATGTTAAACGAACAAAGAAAACAAGAAGTAACTGAAATATGCCAAAAATTAATTCAAAATCCTAGTTCTTCTGGAAATGAAGAAGGTGTTGTAAAAGCAATAGAAGAGTCTTTTGAAAAATTAGGTTTTGATAGTTGGTCAAGAGATAGATATGGAAATATAGTAGGATGTATAAAAGGTAACAAGCCAGGTAAGAAAATCTTATTTGATGGACATATAGATACAGTTCCAGTTCCAGATGCAAGTAAATGGAGTGTTCCTCCTTTTGAAGGAAAAATAGTTGATGGAAAGATATATGGTAGAGGAACTTCTGACATGAAAGGTCAATATACTGCAATGATGTCTGCTGTAGCGTATTTTGCTAAAGACACTAATAGAGATTTTGCTGGAGAACTATATGTAGCAGGTGTTGTTCATGAAGAAATATTTGAAGGTGTTTCAGCTAGAGAGATAAGTAAGGCTGTTCAACCTGACTATGTTGTAATAGGTGAGTCTTCAGAGTTAAACTTAAAGATTGGTCAGAGAGGTAGAGGAGAAATAGTAGTAGAAACTTTTGGTAAACCAGCTCACTCTGCTAATCCAGAAAAAGGTGTAAATGCAGTTTATAAAATGGCTAGTGTAATCCAAAAGATACAACAATTAGTACCTCCAACTCATCCAGTTTTAGGTGATGGAATATTAGTTTTAACAGATATAAAATCTTCTCCATATCCAGGAGCATCAGTAGTGCCAGATTATTGCAAAGCTACTTTTGATAGAAGATTATTAGTTGGAGAAACAAGAGAAGGCGTATTAGCTCCAATACAAGCTTTATTAGATGAAATGATGAAAGAAGACCCAGAATTAAATGCAAAAGTTTCTTATGCGGTTGAAAAAGCTGATTGCTATACAGGAAATACTATAGAAAGTGAAAGATTCTTCCCAGGTTGGTTATATGACGAAGAAGATGAATTTGTTCAAGCAGCATATAAGGGATTAAAAGAAGCTGGAATAGATTCAGAAATAACTCAATACTCATTCTGTACGAATGGAAGTCACTATGCAGGTGAAGCTGGAATAAAAACTATAGGATTTGGTCCTTCTAAGGAAAATCTTGCTCACACAATAGATGAGTATATAGAGCAAGAACAGTTATTTGTAGGAACAGAAGGTTACTATGGAATATTAAAATCTGTATACGGAAAATAA
- a CDS encoding xanthine dehydrogenase family protein molybdopterin-binding subunit translates to MVNKEVRKIDSEAIVTGKPIYTEDLIFHKDVLTIKLLRSPHAFAKIKNIDIKNALKVKGVVNIFTYKDVPNYRYSMVGESYPEASPHDQLILEDVVRYVGDEVAIIAAEDERAAIKAMKLIKVEYEVMTPILDARESEGNKILIHEEDDLFCPFDFGLDATKNIVSREKMGKGDVEKEFKESDVIVEHSYMTQSQAHCMMETHRAYTYIDTNGRLVVTSANQSAYHMRRQVSKALGIPLSKVRVIKPRIGGGFGGKNIAVTEIYASFVTWMTKRPAKLIYTREETFAMTNTRHQMFFDIKIGADKEGNIKAIDMKALNNTGAYGDNGPSVCSESGHNVLPTYNNVPAIKFDGRTVYTNLVPGGALRGYGATQGTFALDCAIDELAHKLNMDPTEIKLKNIIKKQTEGGIMNFPIRSCALDECIIRGKKLIGWDEKYPVRDIGNNKVRAVGMSVGTHGSGIANIDMAIVNMRMDEDGTYKLFSGSSDLGTGSDTILAQIAAKALNTSIDRISVYTGDTDMCPYDTGAYASCTTYVTGNATIKSAESLKQKILKVAQKKLDLPIDDLILYEDRVCYSEDVEKFVLLSELGKESVGGGNQEVLYSSESYGIQESAKPFLAGFAEIELDKTTGEFKVINYACSTDCGTVMNPALARIQVEGGVTQGIGLAMYEDPRHGSDGKLQTSNLLQYKVPTKKDIGNIIVDFVDNYEPTGPYGAKSLGEIVIHTPAPAIANAIYNATGVRIRELPITSEKVYMAMKKLNQGGK, encoded by the coding sequence ATGGTAAATAAAGAGGTAAGAAAAATAGATAGTGAAGCCATTGTTACTGGAAAACCAATATATACAGAAGATTTAATTTTTCATAAAGATGTTTTAACAATTAAGCTTCTTAGAAGTCCACATGCTTTTGCGAAGATAAAAAACATAGATATAAAAAATGCATTAAAGGTAAAAGGTGTAGTAAACATATTCACTTACAAAGATGTTCCAAATTATAGATATTCAATGGTTGGAGAGTCATATCCAGAAGCATCACCTCATGACCAATTAATACTTGAAGACGTAGTTAGATATGTAGGAGATGAAGTTGCTATAATAGCCGCTGAAGATGAAAGGGCTGCTATTAAAGCTATGAAACTTATAAAAGTTGAATATGAAGTAATGACTCCTATATTGGATGCAAGAGAATCGGAAGGAAATAAAATTTTAATCCATGAAGAAGATGATTTGTTTTGTCCATTTGATTTTGGATTGGATGCTACAAAAAATATTGTATCGAGAGAAAAAATGGGTAAAGGGGATGTAGAAAAAGAGTTTAAAGAAAGTGATGTAATAGTAGAACATTCTTATATGACTCAATCACAAGCCCATTGTATGATGGAAACTCATAGAGCTTATACGTATATAGATACGAATGGCAGATTAGTAGTAACTTCTGCAAACCAATCAGCTTATCATATGAGAAGACAGGTTTCTAAAGCACTGGGAATACCTCTTTCAAAAGTGAGAGTAATAAAACCAAGAATAGGTGGAGGTTTTGGTGGAAAAAACATAGCTGTAACAGAGATATATGCATCATTTGTAACTTGGATGACAAAAAGACCAGCAAAACTAATTTATACTAGAGAAGAAACTTTTGCAATGACTAATACTAGACATCAGATGTTTTTTGATATAAAAATTGGGGCAGATAAAGAAGGAAACATAAAAGCTATAGATATGAAAGCATTGAACAATACAGGCGCTTATGGTGATAATGGACCTTCAGTTTGCTCTGAATCAGGTCATAATGTACTTCCAACATATAATAATGTACCTGCAATAAAATTTGATGGGAGAACTGTATATACTAATTTAGTTCCAGGAGGAGCATTAAGAGGATATGGAGCAACACAAGGTACATTTGCACTTGATTGTGCAATTGATGAATTAGCGCATAAACTTAATATGGACCCAACAGAAATAAAGTTAAAGAATATTATAAAAAAACAAACTGAAGGCGGAATAATGAATTTTCCAATAAGAAGTTGTGCACTTGATGAATGTATAATTAGAGGTAAAAAACTTATTGGATGGGATGAAAAGTACCCTGTTAGGGATATTGGCAACAATAAGGTGAGGGCTGTTGGAATGTCTGTGGGAACTCATGGTTCTGGTATAGCCAACATAGACATGGCAATAGTAAATATGAGGATGGATGAAGATGGAACTTATAAGTTGTTTTCTGGGTCTTCAGACTTAGGAACTGGTTCTGACACAATACTTGCACAAATAGCTGCAAAAGCATTGAATACATCTATTGATAGAATTTCCGTTTATACAGGAGATACAGATATGTGTCCATATGATACTGGTGCATACGCTTCTTGTACTACTTATGTAACTGGAAATGCTACAATAAAATCTGCTGAAAGTTTAAAACAAAAGATATTAAAAGTAGCACAGAAGAAACTCGATTTACCAATAGATGATTTAATACTATATGAAGACAGAGTTTGTTATAGTGAAGATGTAGAGAAGTTTGTTTTGTTAAGTGAATTAGGAAAAGAATCTGTTGGTGGTGGAAATCAAGAAGTTTTATATTCATCTGAATCTTATGGTATACAAGAGAGTGCTAAACCATTCTTAGCAGGATTTGCTGAAATAGAGTTAGATAAAACAACAGGGGAGTTTAAAGTAATAAATTATGCTTGTTCTACAGATTGTGGTACCGTTATGAATCCTGCACTTGCTAGAATACAAGTTGAAGGTGGTGTAACTCAAGGTATAGGGCTTGCAATGTATGAAGACCCTAGACATGGTTCTGATGGAAAGCTTCAAACTTCTAATCTATTACAATACAAAGTTCCAACAAAAAAAGATATAGGAAACATAATTGTTGATTTTGTAGATAATTATGAGCCAACAGGTCCATATGGAGCTAAATCTTTAGGAGAGATAGTTATTCATACACCTGCACCAGCAATAGCAAATGCAATATACAATGCCACAGGAGTTCGTATAAGAGAACTTCCTATAACTTCTGAGAAAGTTTATATGGCCATGAAAAAATTAAATCAGGGAGGTAAATAA
- a CDS encoding flavodoxin family protein: MAKILGICGSPRKGATEYAVLEALKEAETIPGIETEYWSVRGKKISPCVHCDACIRKETMCIIKDDIQELEQKILEADGIIVGSPVYDMNITAQLTAVFNRLRPMYLVHPGKLQNKVGAAITTGGTRYGGQELTKLPIINFFLMHEMLVSGGLGGCYIGGTIWSKDGKAKGAQEDETGMDTVKRLGKGAAEAVMVSKFGLEKWNVVKEELDVKKDEKSPLRDH, encoded by the coding sequence ATGGCAAAGATATTAGGTATTTGTGGAAGTCCACGTAAAGGAGCAACAGAATATGCAGTGTTAGAAGCTTTGAAAGAAGCAGAAACTATACCTGGTATAGAAACTGAGTATTGGTCAGTTAGAGGGAAAAAAATAAGTCCTTGTGTACATTGTGATGCATGTATAAGAAAAGAAACTATGTGTATTATAAAAGATGATATCCAAGAATTAGAGCAAAAAATATTGGAGGCAGATGGAATTATAGTAGGTTCTCCAGTTTATGATATGAATATAACTGCTCAACTTACAGCAGTATTTAATAGACTTCGTCCAATGTATTTAGTTCATCCAGGAAAACTTCAAAATAAGGTTGGTGCAGCTATAACTACTGGTGGAACTAGATATGGTGGCCAAGAATTGACAAAACTTCCTATAATAAATTTCTTCCTAATGCATGAAATGTTAGTGTCTGGAGGTTTAGGTGGATGCTATATAGGTGGTACAATATGGAGTAAAGATGGAAAAGCAAAAGGTGCCCAAGAGGATGAGACAGGTATGGACACAGTAAAAAGACTTGGAAAAGGTGCAGCAGAGGCAGTTATGGTTTCTAAGTTTGGTCTTGAAAAATGGAATGTCGTAAAAGAAGAATTAGATGTTAAAAAAGATGAAAAATCACCTCTTAGAGACCACTAA
- the dpaL gene encoding diaminopropionate ammonia-lyase, with translation MLKEIKWKVNNLPKGDKENCIKFLNEEEITKVRNFHKSFPQYKETPLANLEGLAKKLGVAGVYVKDESYRFGLNAFKVLGGSYSMGRYLAQRLDTDISELGYDKLTSKEIKEKLGEITFFTATDGNHGRGVAWTANKLGQKSVVLMPKGSSEFRLNKIKGEGADASITDLNYDDAVRLANDYAEADDHGVMVQDTAWDGYEEIPAWIMQGYGTMAQEAIEQLKEYGVDRPTHVFVQAGVGSLAGAVQGYVASIYDECPITVVVEADEADCYYKSAEAGDGKPRFVGGDMPTIMAGLACGEPNTIGFEVLKNHAAAFVSAPDWVSAKGMRTLGNPLNGDEKVISGESGAVTTGLLVAAMEREDLADLRKDLKLDENSRILLISTEGDTDPDKYRSIVWDGEYPSI, from the coding sequence ATGTTAAAAGAAATTAAATGGAAAGTAAATAATTTGCCAAAGGGCGATAAGGAAAATTGTATCAAATTTTTAAATGAAGAAGAAATAACTAAGGTTAGAAATTTTCACAAAAGCTTTCCTCAATATAAAGAAACTCCATTAGCAAACCTAGAAGGTTTAGCAAAAAAATTAGGTGTTGCAGGAGTATATGTAAAAGATGAATCTTATAGATTTGGATTAAATGCATTTAAAGTATTAGGTGGTTCTTATTCTATGGGTAGATACTTAGCTCAAAGATTAGATACAGATATATCTGAGTTAGGGTATGACAAATTAACTTCAAAAGAAATAAAAGAAAAATTAGGAGAAATAACTTTCTTTACAGCTACAGATGGAAATCACGGTAGAGGAGTTGCTTGGACAGCTAATAAATTAGGTCAAAAATCTGTTGTATTAATGCCAAAAGGTTCTTCTGAATTTAGATTAAATAAAATTAAAGGAGAAGGTGCAGATGCTAGTATAACAGACTTAAACTATGATGATGCAGTAAGATTAGCTAATGATTATGCAGAAGCTGATGACCATGGAGTAATGGTTCAAGATACAGCATGGGACGGATATGAAGAAATACCAGCGTGGATAATGCAAGGATATGGAACTATGGCTCAAGAAGCTATAGAGCAATTAAAAGAATATGGAGTAGATAGACCAACACACGTATTTGTTCAAGCAGGAGTTGGTTCACTTGCTGGTGCAGTTCAAGGGTATGTTGCTTCAATATATGATGAATGCCCAATAACAGTAGTAGTAGAGGCTGACGAAGCTGATTGTTACTATAAATCAGCAGAAGCTGGAGATGGAAAACCAAGATTTGTTGGAGGAGATATGCCAACTATAATGGCAGGGCTTGCTTGTGGAGAACCAAATACTATAGGATTTGAAGTATTAAAAAATCATGCAGCAGCATTTGTTTCAGCACCAGACTGGGTTTCTGCTAAAGGTATGAGAACATTAGGTAATCCTTTAAATGGTGATGAAAAGGTAATTTCTGGAGAATCTGGAGCAGTTACAACTGGTCTTTTAGTAGCAGCTATGGAAAGAGAAGATTTAGCAGATTTAAGAAAAGATTTAAAATTAGATGAAAATTCAAGAATACTTTTAATAAGCACAGAAGGAGATACTGACCCTGACAAATATAGAAGTATAGTTTGGGATGGAGAATATCCAAGTATATAA